In a genomic window of Macaca nemestrina isolate mMacNem1 unplaced genomic scaffold, mMacNem.hap1 Scaffold_173, whole genome shotgun sequence:
- the LOC139361320 gene encoding serine protease 27-like, whose product MRRPAAVPLLLLLCFGSQVAKAATACGHTRMLNRMVGGQDAQEGEWPWQVSIQRNGSHFCGGSLIAERWVLTAAHCFPNTSEMSLYQVLLGARQLVQPGPHAVYARVRRVESNPLYEGMASSADVALVELEEPVSFTNYILPVRLPDPSVIFETGMNCWVTGWGSSSEQDRLPNPRILQKLAVPIIDTPKCNLLYSKDAEFGYQPKTIKNDMLCAGFEEGKKDA is encoded by the exons GGTCTCAGGTGGCCAAGGCAGCAACAG CCTGTGGGCACACCAGGATGCTGAACCGAATGGTGGGCGGGCAGGACGCGCAGGAGGGCGAGTGGCCCTGGCAAGTCAGCATCCAGCGCAACGGAAGCCACTTCTGCGGGGGCAGCCTCATCGCGGAGCGGTGGGTCCTGACGGCCGCGCACTGCTTCCCCAA CACCTCTGAGATGTCCCTGTACCAGGTCCTGCTGGGGGCAAGGCAGCTAGTGCAGCCAGGGCCGCACGCTGTGTATGCCCGGGTGAGGCGGGTGGAGAGCAACCCCCTGTACGAGGGCATGGCCTCCAGTGCCGACGTGGCCCTCGTGGAGCTGGAGGAACCAGTGTCCTTCACCAATTACATCCTCCCCGTGCGCCTGCCCGACCCCTCGGTGATCTTTGAGACGGGCATGAACTGCTGGGTCACTGGCTGGGGCAGCTCCAGTGAACAAG ACCGCCTGCCCAACCCGCGGATCCTGCAGAAACTCGCTGTGCCCATCATTGACACGCCCAAGTGCAACCTGCTCTACAGCAAAGACGCCGAATTTGGCTATCAACCTAAAACCATCAAGAATGACATGCTGTGCGCCGGCTTTGAGGAGGGCAAGAAGGACGCCTGA